The Limnospira fusiformis SAG 85.79 genomic interval CTAGTATAGCGGTTTTCTCAGGAAGCTGAATCGGGGTCAATGCCTAAGCGTTTTAGCTGTTCGGCGAGACGTTGCGATCGCACTTTTTCCTCGGCTAATTCTTCTTCCGCCCGCCGCGCCCGTTCTTCTGCCGCTTCCGCTTGTTGGTGTAACTCTACAGAAGTCAAAAAACGACGACCATCGGGATAATATAACTCTAAACCCGTGGGCGGAAATTCAAAGCGAATCTGGAGGCGAGGACTCACCCAACCAGACATTTCCTCAATCATTTTTAACTCACTCTCACCACGCCGCCATCCCGCCAAATCCAAACGCTCCGGGTCATATATATAATATTCTTCCACCCCATAACGCTCATAAAACTTAAATTTCCGGTTCATCTCCGCCAAACGATTCCCCGGTGAGAGAATTTCAAACACCACCTGGGGCGCTATATTATCTTCCTCCCACTGCCGATAGGAACCTCGATGACCTTTCGGCCTGCCTATGGCTACCATAGCATCGGGGGCTTGACGGGTTTTATTATCTCCTTCCACCGGATACCAGAGTAAATCTCCCGCCACGAACACATCAGGCCGATTGGCGAACAAAATTTCTAAGTTTTCTTTAATTACCACAATCCACTGGAATTGCTGGGTATTTTCTGCCATCGGCTGTCCGTCACTGTCTGGATAAATTACGGTTGGGGAAACTTGTTGAACCATAGTTATTTTCTCCGACTAGATGAGTCGGGCTAATCTCTGAAGCTGTTTTCTAGTATAGCGGTTTTCTCAGGAAGCTGAATCGGGGTCAATGCCTAAGCGTTTTAGCTGTTCGGCGAGACGTTGCGATCGCAATTTTTCCGCCGCTAATTCTTCTTCCGCCCGCCGCGCCCGTTCTTCTGACTCTTGGGCTTGTCGCTGTGCCGTTTCCGCTTGCTGCTGTGCTGCTTGGGCTTGTTGGTGTAACTCTACAGAAGTCAAAAAACGACGACCATCGGGATAATATAACTCTAAACCCGTGGGCGGAAATTCAAAGCGAATCTGGAGGCGAGGACTCACCCAACCAGACATTTCCTCAATCATTTTTAACTCACTCTCACCACGCCGCCATCCCGCCAAATCCAAACGCTCCGGGTCATATATATAATATTCTTCCACCCCATAACGCTCATAAAACTTAAATTTCCGGTTCATCTCCGCCAAACGATTCCCCGGTGAGAGAATTTCAAACACCACCTGGGGCGCTATATTATCTTCCTCCCACTGCCGATAGGAACCTCGATGACCTTTCGGCCTGCCTATGGCTACCATGGCATCGGGGGCTTGACGGGTTTTATTATCTCCTTCCACCGGATACCAGAGTAAATCTCCCGCCACGAACACATCAGGCCGATTGGCGAACAAAATTTCTAAGTTTTCTTTAATTACCACAATCCACTGGAATTGCTGGGTATTTTCTGCCATCGGCTGTCCGTCACTGTCTGGATAAATTACGGTTGGGGAAACTTGTTGAACCATAGTTATTTTCTCCGACTAGATGAGTCGGGCTAATCTCTGAAGCTGTTTTCTAGTATAGCAGTTTTCTTTTGAGGGGGTTTCGTGTTACTTTCTCAAGATACGAGGTAAGCTGGAATATTAAGAAAACCGAACCTACAAGGCTACAAGGGTAAGGTGATGATGCGAAAAGACGGGTAGAGCCCCTTGAGTTAATTTGGGCAACCCACCCGCGCCGATCTATCGGCTTTTCTGTGAATTAGAAATTAGATTTATAGATGAGTATAGCGCCCTGGTCGCCCAGTTGTAACTGGGAGTCCTCAGACCAGGTTATATAGCGGATTGGGTTTCCGCTAGGCATTTCCAGAGCTTGGAAACCGGGTGTTTGTGTAGGGTCTGGGAAAATGCGGTTATCCAACAAAACCAAGGTCTCTACATGGGGGGGAGAACGATCGCCTCTGGTCCCAAATCGCGAGATAAACCCTGTTGTTGGTAGTCAGATAAATATAGGTCTACCAGGCGATAATAGTAATGGCGAGTCAAAACCACGGTGGTTTCGGGGGAAAAGCGATCGCGCACAAACTCGATCCTCTCGCCTATATCGCGGTTAAACACCCGTACATCCTGGGCGGTAGGCATTCCCGCTGAACCGAAGAGGAAAAATAAACCATTTACACAGACGATCGCCGCTGTTACTATCCCCCAACCTGAGAAGACGACAGATTTCTGAAAAGGCTTGGGTATAGTGGCGGATATAGTTATAAACAAATCGGGTTTTTGTTTTTCCCAACGGTCTCCTAACCATACAATTGTTAGACCTGCCATCATCATAATTCCTGGCATAATTGTAAAAGTTTGAGACTTGCGGCGCAGATGTACAAATAGAAAATAAAGCATTCCGGGAACACAAGATAAAGACAGGGTTTGAATGCGTCGATCGCGCCGAATTAGGTGTGCAATAGCTTGGCGATCGCATACCAAAATCCACAACATCGGAATAATGGCTACACCTATTAGGGGGAAATATTCTTTCATAAAAACCATTAAATTGTCAAAGATTTTCACCAAAGAATCAGCGTCTCTGCGTTCTGTATGTAGGGGGAGCCATTCCTGTACTAATTGCCAATAATTATCCCAGCCGCCGCTACTTGCAATTAAGGGAATAAACCCAACAGCCACGGCTGCCAATCCCAAACTTACAGCTATAAATACATCGGTTAATTTGAACCTATATCCCGAATTGGGAGACCCAAAACGCCATCCTAAAAATAGGGAAGTCAGGGCTAGGGGCAACATAAAAAATGGGGTACTAGGGCGAATACCTCCGGCTAATCCCATCAATATAGTTAGGGTAAATAGGGCGGGTCTATTTGCGAAACTGGTTAAATAAGCGGCGGCAATAATTAGCACCACCCAGCTAAATTATAGGGTATGGGAAAAGGCAGTTACACTGTGATACCAAAACAGGGGACTGGTGAGAGTTAGGAGGGCTACAGATAAACCTACTTGATGATTATACCAGCTTTTTGCTAATAGATAAAGGGCGGCTACTGTCACCCCAGAGGCGACGATATTAACGGCTACCAGACTCAAGGTAGGGTCATCTAAAAATAGGTGAAAAAATCGCGCCATCCAGATAAAAATGATAAACATTCCTGGCATTTGCGGCTGTGTTTTGCTAACATCAAACTCTAACACTGCCATGGCAAAATGCCCCTCGTCTCCCTGGGGGAATTGGGTATGAAATGGGAGTCTAGTTAGAATGGTTAGAAAAAATAGGACGGTGGCAATTATCCACTTTGGGGAGATGCGATCGCCTTTTTTTAAGGGGGGATGACACCAGAAGTATTACTCATAAATATTTGGGCAAAATAGTTATCAAATGTATGATATCTTAAAACCGGAGTTTATGTATTATCAATATTACGCTACCTAGGTATTTGCCAAATTACCCAGTTTTCGGCTTGGTCTATCATTTTTCCTTCTAGCTGAGGATGCCAGTCTCGGCGGGTCAGAATATAATCAGCGTCAAAACTTCGGGCTACTGCTATCAATTCTGATGCTGATTTTTGGCGATATTGTTCATCTAAAACGCTGGGTGATTGATGGACGATTCCTGTGATGCTTTGCATCCGTTTTTCCCATTCTATTATACCCCTATCTGTAAACGGAAAACTTTTAAAAGACCAGAGGACCGAACGTTGAGAGTAGAAACGGAATTTGTCATCGGAAGGGGGAACTAAAACTAGGGCATTTGGGGAACTTTGCTGTTGAAAACGCTGGGCTAAAATTTCGACTGGTTGGTGGGGTGTGGCGGTGATTTTTAGCCGATGTGGTATCGACCATATTCCGGTAATTATTAATAGTGATAATATCGACAATTTTAGTGGTTTTGGCAGTCTAGTTTTACAGGTAATAATTGGGGAAGCTAGGGTGAATCCTAAAAATAGGTGATAGTGATAATTTAACACTAGGGTTAAGATGAGCAAAAATACTGAACTATAGTTAATCCATGGAGATTTAATAGCTGGGTGATTTTGTCTAATTAAAAAACCTAAATACATCAGGGCTATGATCACCCCAAAATAGGAACATAGCATAATTGATATTCCTAAAATTAATCCTGTTAATACAGCAATTATCCAGGTTTTTTTGAGTTGTGAACTATAATTTAATGATATTCCTAGGGTGATGGCTACAATTAATAAGACAATCCCACTATTTTTAATTACAGATATGCTAATTAATAAACAGCCTAGGGGGATATTTCCGGTTCGATATGCTTGTTTCACCCAAAGAGCGATCGCTATTAATCCTAGTAGTTGTATAAAAGGACTGGTGCGCGCTAATTGTAGTTTAGCGAAGGTCGCCACGGGAATCACTTCTACAAAAATATAACCCATAGATAATAATGCTAAACCGAAAATTAAGAGGATTTGTAAATTGGTTTTTTGCTCGGCTTTTAATATGGATGAAGTCCGCATCATAATTAACCCAGAAATCACGAAACCGATAAAATTTAACCAACCCCTTAAACCAAACTGGGAATAAATTAGATGATGGGGATGGCGAATATAAGCGTATAAATGAATGAATTTTTCCGGGGTAATTATCTGGCTGTCAGTTTCTGATAATAACTTCATAGGAACATATACACAGGCGGCAAAAATTAGCCAAATTATTAATCCGATGATTATCGATTTACTGGATTTATTATCATTAATTTTTTTTATAGCCATAATCGGAATAAATAATATTCCAGGAATAAAACCTATTAAAAATTGCAGTAAAATGGCTAAACCAAATAGGCTATATCCGATAATCCAACGACTGCGAAAACTATAGTAAATCCCCCAAATGGCTAAACCCATAGCTAAGACGGCGGGGATGGGTTCTTGGCGAAATAAATTGGTAAAACCAATAGTTCCATTGGCGGCGGTTAAGCCTAAAAATACCAGAATACTTGGGGATATAGAGTCGGATAGGAAAATTTTGCCGATCGCATATAAAGCCAGCATAAAACTGGTAAATGCTATGATATAATAAACCCAGATAATTCCGGCAATACTCAATCCTAACTTAGCCGGGAAAGCTATTAAATGGTAATAAAAAAAACGGGGGTTAAATTCCACCATTTCCTGTACATAAAAATCGCGAGGGTAAAGATGAGTATCTACCAGAAAAGCTATGGCTGGTAGTTGATTACGGAGATTAGCTGATCCTAGTTCATAGCCATAAAAAACTAGAGTTGCGCCTATTAATAAAAAAGCGATCGCCCCTAGTTGCCATCCCCGAAGTCTAGGGCTGAGGTTCATAGTACACCTGAGAAATCTTATATAAATTTTGGGGCAACTGTGAAATTACCGAGTTTTGACACTCCCCGCTCTGAAGAGACGGGGATTCTTGGCTCACCGAGACCACTTAAACTAGATTCCTGGCGTCGTCTAGCCCAGAGGTGGGACTCTCCCCAAGCGTTACTTTCGGTATGCCCTACCGTAGTTGCATTTCTGCCAATCCTGTTTAGATTGAAGCAAATATACCTCAAAAACTGATTTCTCTAGTTCCTGTGAATCTTTTACCTGCTCGAAGGAGGAAGCTAGAACAATGCAGCAGAACCGCATAGATTCAATTGTCAAGGTTCAGTGTACGCCTTGAGGCAACAAGGTTTTTTAAGTGGTTGGTTACCTTGAGCCACGCTCAATCTGTGTAGCATTTATCTAGTAAGCGTGTCAAGTCAAACAGCGATGTTGTTCGAGAGTTGATCAGGTCTTGGGCTGACGGGCACTAAAGTACCCGTGTCGCCTTTCATCCTTGCTCTCTTGAGACAAGGTTTTCATGCTCCAGTGCTGTTCGTATAATAGTATCATGACTTACTCAAATCCTCTTTACCCTCTAACTTGAGAAAAGCCGCCGATCGCTTTGACCGACAGCCATAGTATATTCCATTCTACAAATTGTAGAATCCCAAGTCTATTGACTACACTAGGATAGTTTTTGCTCCCCAAATTGTCAAAAAAAAATGCGATCGGTTGCATTTTAGCGAAAACTTGCATCTTTCCCACTGAAATTGTGCCGATCGCATCAGATACCAACTTAGCTGTAACTCCTACCAGATAAGGGTTAGGGGAGGCTAAGTGGTGATATGTCCATTATGGGTTAATTATACCCCTGGGGATAGAGTCCGGGTCATATATCAAAAATGGTATAATCGCAGATGTAATGTATATCAATTAAGAGGTACTCTCCCCTGATTCCCATTCATGATGATAACCCAACTCAGATTAACCCTTGGGTAACCAAGGTGTTAATTATTATCAATCTGATAGTTTTTGCACTACAATTTCTGGTGATTTTTTCCGAGCCTGAACAAGTAGAAAAAATTATCTATACTGGTGCATTTATACCCTGTCAACTCGCCCAAAGTTGTCCATCTGATATACCAGCAGCGACATTTACTTTTCCAGCTTGGTTGACTCTAATTACCTCGCAATTTATGCACGGTGGTATTGGTCATATTGTGGGAAATATGTTGTTTCTGAGTATTTTTGGCAATAATATTGAAGATTGTTTAGGTCATTTCAAGTTTTTGATTTTCTATATACTATGCGGAATAGCAGCGGCGTTGATTCAAGGGTTTTCCTCCCCTGATTCTATCATACCATTGTTGGGAGCAAGTGGAGCGATCGCCGGAGTTTTAGGAGCCTATTTAATTCGCTTTCCCCGGGCAAAATTATTAGTAATATTCCCATTTTTCCCGTTTATTCCCATGAGGCTTCCGGCTTATTTCTTCCTAATTTTATGGTTTGCATTCCAATTTATTGCCGGGACTTCTACTGCTAATATAGATACAGCTACGGGAGAAGAAGTCGGGGGGGTAGCTTATTGGGCTCATGCGGGAGGGTTTATTTTTGGTATAATTCTTGCGCCGATACTGGGGTTATTTTCCTCAAGAGGAGGTGCAAATAACTAAGATTCCAGAACCCCAATACTTTCAGGAGATACAAACACTTCAACCTGTTGACCTGGCTGGTATCTTTGGAGGTCATCTCGATGCCAATTTTGGACTCTGACCATAACATAACAGTTGGGGGATAGTTTAACTTTGTAGCGGGTATCAGTACCAATATAAACCCTTTCTTCCAAGAGTCCAGACCAACTGGGAATATGAACAGACTTGGCTGGATATAGAGTAATTTTTTCGGGTCTAATTACTAATGTTACAATTTGTCCAACAGAAAGACTATGTTCGGCGGCAATTTGAATAGGTAGAGATTCATCAACTAACACGGTTTGCTGTTCATTATTAATTTGTATAACCCGTCCGGTGAGGAAGTTACTCTCCCCAATAAAATCAGCGACAAATCTAGTTTTTGGATACTCGTAAATTTCGATAGGAGTTCCGACCTGTTGAATCTCTCCCTGGTTCATAATAGCAATGCGATCGGACATAGTTAGGGCTTCTTCTTGGTCGTGGGTAACATAAATAAAAGTAATTCCGATACGTTGCTGCATTTGTTTAAGTTCCAGTTGCATTTGTTTCCGCAATTTCATGTCTAAAGCGCCTAAAGGTTCGTCAAATAATAAAACCTCTGGCTGTTTAACTAGAGACCTAGCTAAGGCGACGCGCTGCTGCTGTCCCCCGGATAGCTGACGAGGATAGCGATCGCGCATTTCGGTTAATTTGACTAACTCCAACACCTGAGAGAGGCGATCGCTAATTTCCGCAGAGGGTAAATTTTCCATCTCCAGTCCAAAGGCGATATTTTGGGCGACAGTCAAATGAGGAAACAAAGCATAATGTTGGAATACAGTATTAACCGGACGGTGAAAGGGAGGTCGCTTACCCATAGCTTGACCGTGAATATAAACTTCTCCGGTGGTAGGTAATTCAAACCCAGCAATCATTCTTAATGTGGTAGTTTTCCCACAGCCAGAAGGTCCGAGGAGGGAGAAAAACTCCCCATCTCGAATCTGTAAATTTAAGTCATTGACTGCTAAAAAATCTCGATGCTTACTCCCCCGAAAGGTCTTAGAAACATTGACGAGTTCAACCGCATGATTCATAGTAGCTAAATTAAGACCCTACACCCAACTTAACCTCTGTCCAGGCTTGATCATAAAAGATGGTAGCTTCTCCGACATCTTCCAAATATCTGAGTTTCGCAAAAACTTCGGGGGGGGGATAAATACCAGGATTTGCCAAATTTTCTGGTTTAATCAACTTTTCAGCGATCGCCGTTTTATTAGGGGAACCATAGTTAATAAAATTGGAGATTTGGGCACTAATTTCCGGTTCCATGATAAAATTAATGAATTTCAAAGCCAGATCCGGGTTAGGTGCGCCTGTAGGAATGACCATATTATCCATACCAATAATTGTGCCTTCTTGAGGAATTGCATAACGCAACCTAGGATTTTCTTGCATTACTTGAAAGATATCGCCGCTGTATTCCATAGTCATATCAACCTCACCTTGATTAAGGAGATTTTGACCAGTATCAGGAACAAAGGCGGTGATATGAGAACTATTTTGAATTAAGAAATCCCTAGCGGCAAAAATTTCATTTTGATTAGTAGTATTAGGATCATAACCCAAATAAATTAATACCGCTCCCATGGTGTGTCGCATATCATCTAATAGGGAAACCCTGGAGGCAAAATTAGGGTCAAATAATTGAGACCAACTGTTAATATTTTCCCCGACTCTATCAATGTTATAACCTATTCCCAAAGTCACCCACTGATAGGGAATACTATATTGATTTCCGGGGTCATAGGGAGGGTTAGCAAACTGTGGGTCGAGATGGATAATATTAGGAATCCTCGCCAAATCGAGAGGTTGTAACATTCCCTGATTAACCATAATTTTTACCATATAATCGGGGGAAAATACCACATCATAACCCGGATTGCCGGCTTGTAGTTTGGCATACATACTTTCCCCACTATCGTAGGTATCATAGTTAATTTTAACGTTATATTCTCGTTCAAATTGAGCGATCGCCTGTGGGTCAATATAACTTGACCAGTTATAGATATTGAGAACATTCTGTGAACCTGTCCCAGTCAGAGACCCATCAGGACTGGTAGCCGCACAACCCCAAGGCAAAATCACACCCAATACAAACAGTAATATTAACGTTAACAGTCGCTTCATTTTCTAGTCATCTCTCCTAAATTAACCCTAAGATAGCGTCTGAAAAGACTCCACCTGTAAAACCGGACCAATCATCGCCAGAGTCATCACATCTTCGCGAATAATCCCCTGAACGATCGCCTTTTTCCCCGACTGCTGTAACTCCGGGGGTGCATCCTTCAACTCATAGGTTTGTTCAGCACTAACCAGCGCCCAAGTCCCCGTCCCAAAACCTTTTTTTTCCACAACACCTTCAACAGTGATAGTCATATTGAGTCACCCTCCAATGATGTCAAAAACTTGATAGATTCCGAATAATTCCCCTCCACCGACATAGCAGAGGGGAAATAGAAGTCAAGGTGCTAATAGTTAAGCGATCGTCGTTTCCGACTTCAAGGCTAAACTCGCCAAACCGATACATAATAGGGCGTTAATCACCAAGAAACCACGGGCGATCGCACCACTTCCCAGACCCCAAACGGCTGGGGAAATAAAGGCACTGATCACCAAAAAACTAGCCACGCCAATAGTAGTACCGATCGCCAGCCACTTCCATTCTGGATGACCGAGGAATAGTACCACCAAAACCGCCGGAATCAATACACTAGCAAACACAGGATTCAAGATACTGCTACCCTGAATTGCGCCGCCAAGTTCAGGTAAAGAACTACCCATAACCCGCATCGGCCATTGAGGCAAATCAAAGATATACAGACCCCGCAATAAAAATAGACCACTGCTTCCGGCTATCAAACCGCCAGCCATAGACCAACCCCAGCGGAAGGGGAAATAATTGCGGAGGAACCAAGCCAATAAATAGGACCCCAAAACCATGGCAATTTTGGGCAATAAAGCCACCGCACCGCCATCAATCCAGAAACGCGGACTCAGATAACCACTTTCCCGCAGCCAGCGGAAAAAGTCACGGAAGGAAATTTGTCCCCGCAGCGCCACTTGTACAGCACTAGCAGCGTCCAAATGACCAGCGCCAAAATGATTAAAGGGGTCTTCCGCCACTTGACGGGAGGACTCTTTGAGAATGGCTACAATTTCATCAGGGCTATCAACCCCGGTGGCGCGAATTAAAGCCGCCACTCCAGCCACATGGGGGGAAGCCATACTGGTCCCCTGAAAAGCGGCAAAGGTTGAGCCGCCTGTGTCGGGGTTAATGGTTTCCTGGAGAATGCCTCCATCTTCATTGCCGCCTTGGGTCAAGCCGCCGGGGGCAGAAATATCCACACCTGCGCCAAAATTAGAGTAGGGGGTTTTGTTTCCGGTAGAGTCGAGGGCAGAAACTGCGACCACTCTGGGATAACGGGCGGGATAAGCTGCGGCATTTTCTCCAGAGTTACCAGCGGCTGCAATAATTACTACACCCTTGTTATAGGCGTAGTCGATCGCATCTTTCATCAATTGAGTTTCGCCGCCACCACCGAGACTCATGTTAATGACATCAGCGCCATTGTCAGCCGCAAATCTAATCGCCTCTGCAATGTCGGAAATTGTGCCACCACCACCGGCTGAGAGGACTTTTAAGGGCATGATTTTGGCGCGGTGGGCAATACCTGCCACCCCATAGCCATTGTTGGTGGATTGGGCAATAGTTCCGGCTACATGGGTTCCATGTCCGTTATCATCGGAGGCTTCCCGGCGGTTATTCACAAAGTCATAACCGGGGACAAATTCGGTATCTTTTAAATCGGGAACCCGACTGACTCCGGTATCAATGACCGCGACGGTCACCCCTTCTCCTTGGGTTTCTTTCCAGGCTTCCTCTACATTGATGCTGCGTAAATTCCACTGTTTACCGTAGAGGGGGTCGTTGGGAAAGTTGTTGGAGTCACCCCAAATAATCGCCCCCACATTCATGGGTTGAGTGTCAATGCTGTAAATAAAGTTAGGTTCGATCGCTTCTGTGTCTTGGCGGAAAGATTTTCTTAGGGATCTGAGTAGATCGCGATCGCCACGAACCACATAAATGTTATCGTCCTTTGAGAATTTACTGTTTAACTGAGGAACTACTTGATACTGATCGGCGATCGTTCTAATGCGATCGGCTATTTCCGTTTGAGTCAAATCTTCCCGAAAATCTAGTACAATCGAATCGAATGTGCCTTGGGTAGCCAAGCCAGTGAAGTTAGACACCGCCCAGCCCAACCCAAGCAGGAATAGGCAAAGTAGTAGAAATCTTTTCATGGGTTTTTGCCATAGTTAACGGCTAATTCGTCCAACGGTCAGTTACCGACCAGACAAATCATCAAATTGGTGACTCTATTGTATCTCGAAGATTCTAAATTCGTATTAAACGCTCAAATCAGATAAATTATGGAACGAGGATTACTGTGGCTTCCCCTGCTGGCTGTGTTTATTGGACTCGCCTGGTCTGGGTGGAATGAATATCAGAAGTTAGAAGCCTATAAGCCGTGGGCCGAAAAATTTGATCAAGCCAAATATGATATCTATGCGGTCTTAGGTCACAGTGGCGACCAACTGACCTGGGGTAAACCCACTCGCCACGGTCCCGTTAACTTACAAACTTTTTCTCTCCGGGATGTTCAGTCAATATGGCTATTGGTGGATCATAAATCTGTCAGCCTCGATCAACTCCCCCAAAAAGGAAAATCCGTCGAGTTAGAATTTATCCTGCAAGATGAACCTGACCCGATCCGTGTTCCCTTTACGCAACTTTCCCTCGCCGCCCAGTGGTGCCAATATTTGCAGGACACTTGGCAGAAAATTAACGCCTAATTTCCCGGCTTCATGATTACTATTCTTTCGGCTGACTATTTCCCTTAGAGAATAGTTTTGCTCTCATAGCCGCCTGGGACTCAACTCTTGACATATCCTGGTCTATTAGTCCGGTGAGGGCTTCCGTTAATTGGGACGGGTCCATAAATATTACTTTGGCATTCTCACTCATGCTAATTTGTTGATTAGCGTCTACGAACTGTTTAGCAATTAAAAACTGTAAAAATTCTCGACTGTTTGGATCTAGGTTCAGCACTTCTGCTAAGACTTTAATTGATGCGGCTTTACCTTCTGCTATACTGATATCAGCCTTTTTTTGACTCTCGGCAGCCCTTTGAGCCTCCATGGCTAATTTCACCTTAGCCGGAGGTTCAATGCTTTGTAAATCAACCCGTACTACTTGCACTCCCCAATTTACCGTTTTTTCGGCTAGGCTATGCAGCAGTGCGGTATTAATTTCATTAATAGAGGAAAACATATCCTCCATATTTCTTAATCCCACTTCCGCCCGCAAAGTGGTAGTTACTAAATTAGCGATCGCATCTTCTACTCCCTGAATGTCATAGAAGGATTTTCGCATATCTTGGATTTTCCAAAACACTAAAGCATCAATGG includes:
- a CDS encoding Uma2 family endonuclease — translated: MVQQVSPTVIYPDSDGQPMAENTQQFQWIVVIKENLEILFANRPDVFVAGDLLWYPVEGDNKTRQAPDAMVAIGRPKGHRGSYRQWEEDNIAPQVVFEILSPGNRLAEMNRKFKFYERYGVEEYYIYDPERLDLAGWRRGESELKMIEEMSGWVSPRLQIRFEFPPTGLELYYPDGRRFLTSVELHQQAEAAEERARRAEEELAEEKVRSQRLAEQLKRLGIDPDSAS
- a CDS encoding Uma2 family endonuclease, with protein sequence MVQQVSPTVIYPDSDGQPMAENTQQFQWIVVIKENLEILFANRPDVFVAGDLLWYPVEGDNKTRQAPDAMVAIGRPKGHRGSYRQWEEDNIAPQVVFEILSPGNRLAEMNRKFKFYERYGVEEYYIYDPERLDLAGWRRGESELKMIEEMSGWVSPRLQIRFEFPPTGLELYYPDGRRFLTSVELHQQAQAAQQQAETAQRQAQESEERARRAEEELAAEKLRSQRLAEQLKRLGIDPDSAS
- a CDS encoding glycosyltransferase family 39 protein — protein: MAVLEFDVSKTQPQMPGMFIIFIWMARFFHLFLDDPTLSLVAVNIVASGVTVAALYLLAKSWYNHQVGLSVALLTLTSPLFWYHSVTAFSHTL
- a CDS encoding DUF6798 domain-containing protein; its protein translation is MNLSPRLRGWQLGAIAFLLIGATLVFYGYELGSANLRNQLPAIAFLVDTHLYPRDFYVQEMVEFNPRFFYYHLIAFPAKLGLSIAGIIWVYYIIAFTSFMLALYAIGKIFLSDSISPSILVFLGLTAANGTIGFTNLFRQEPIPAVLAMGLAIWGIYYSFRSRWIIGYSLFGLAILLQFLIGFIPGILFIPIMAIKKINDNKSSKSIIIGLIIWLIFAACVYVPMKLLSETDSQIITPEKFIHLYAYIRHPHHLIYSQFGLRGWLNFIGFVISGLIMMRTSSILKAEQKTNLQILLIFGLALLSMGYIFVEVIPVATFAKLQLARTSPFIQLLGLIAIALWVKQAYRTGNIPLGCLLISISVIKNSGIVLLIVAITLGISLNYSSQLKKTWIIAVLTGLILGISIMLCSYFGVIIALMYLGFLIRQNHPAIKSPWINYSSVFLLILTLVLNYHYHLFLGFTLASPIITCKTRLPKPLKLSILSLLIITGIWSIPHRLKITATPHQPVEILAQRFQQQSSPNALVLVPPSDDKFRFYSQRSVLWSFKSFPFTDRGIIEWEKRMQSITGIVHQSPSVLDEQYRQKSASELIAVARSFDADYILTRRDWHPQLEGKMIDQAENWVIWQIPR
- a CDS encoding rhomboid family intramembrane serine protease; amino-acid sequence: MLIIINLIVFALQFLVIFSEPEQVEKIIYTGAFIPCQLAQSCPSDIPAATFTFPAWLTLITSQFMHGGIGHIVGNMLFLSIFGNNIEDCLGHFKFLIFYILCGIAAALIQGFSSPDSIIPLLGASGAIAGVLGAYLIRFPRAKLLVIFPFFPFIPMRLPAYFFLILWFAFQFIAGTSTANIDTATGEEVGGVAYWAHAGGFIFGIILAPILGLFSSRGGANN
- a CDS encoding ABC transporter ATP-binding protein: MNHAVELVNVSKTFRGSKHRDFLAVNDLNLQIRDGEFFSLLGPSGCGKTTTLRMIAGFELPTTGEVYIHGQAMGKRPPFHRPVNTVFQHYALFPHLTVAQNIAFGLEMENLPSAEISDRLSQVLELVKLTEMRDRYPRQLSGGQQQRVALARSLVKQPEVLLFDEPLGALDMKLRKQMQLELKQMQQRIGITFIYVTHDQEEALTMSDRIAIMNQGEIQQVGTPIEIYEYPKTRFVADFIGESNFLTGRVIQINNEQQTVLVDESLPIQIAAEHSLSVGQIVTLVIRPEKITLYPAKSVHIPSWSGLLEERVYIGTDTRYKVKLSPNCYVMVRVQNWHRDDLQRYQPGQQVEVFVSPESIGVLES
- a CDS encoding ABC transporter substrate-binding protein — its product is MKRLLTLILLFVLGVILPWGCAATSPDGSLTGTGSQNVLNIYNWSSYIDPQAIAQFEREYNVKINYDTYDSGESMYAKLQAGNPGYDVVFSPDYMVKIMVNQGMLQPLDLARIPNIIHLDPQFANPPYDPGNQYSIPYQWVTLGIGYNIDRVGENINSWSQLFDPNFASRVSLLDDMRHTMGAVLIYLGYDPNTTNQNEIFAARDFLIQNSSHITAFVPDTGQNLLNQGEVDMTMEYSGDIFQVMQENPRLRYAIPQEGTIIGMDNMVIPTGAPNPDLALKFINFIMEPEISAQISNFINYGSPNKTAIAEKLIKPENLANPGIYPPPEVFAKLRYLEDVGEATIFYDQAWTEVKLGVGS
- a CDS encoding S8 family peptidase, whose amino-acid sequence is MKRFLLLCLFLLGLGWAVSNFTGLATQGTFDSIVLDFREDLTQTEIADRIRTIADQYQVVPQLNSKFSKDDNIYVVRGDRDLLRSLRKSFRQDTEAIEPNFIYSIDTQPMNVGAIIWGDSNNFPNDPLYGKQWNLRSINVEEAWKETQGEGVTVAVIDTGVSRVPDLKDTEFVPGYDFVNNRREASDDNGHGTHVAGTIAQSTNNGYGVAGIAHRAKIMPLKVLSAGGGGTISDIAEAIRFAADNGADVINMSLGGGGETQLMKDAIDYAYNKGVVIIAAAGNSGENAAAYPARYPRVVAVSALDSTGNKTPYSNFGAGVDISAPGGLTQGGNEDGGILQETINPDTGGSTFAAFQGTSMASPHVAGVAALIRATGVDSPDEIVAILKESSRQVAEDPFNHFGAGHLDAASAVQVALRGQISFRDFFRWLRESGYLSPRFWIDGGAVALLPKIAMVLGSYLLAWFLRNYFPFRWGWSMAGGLIAGSSGLFLLRGLYIFDLPQWPMRVMGSSLPELGGAIQGSSILNPVFASVLIPAVLVVLFLGHPEWKWLAIGTTIGVASFLVISAFISPAVWGLGSGAIARGFLVINALLCIGLASLALKSETTIA
- a CDS encoding SPFH domain-containing protein — translated: MAQYILALLISLGIGFGVNSSIRIISDGDEALVARLGKYNRTLKPGLQFVIPVIEKIVHYDTLRERLLDIPKQEAITKDNVPLTIDALVFWKIQDMRKSFYDIQGVEDAIANLVTTTLRAEVGLRNMEDMFSSINEINTALLHSLAEKTVNWGVQVVRVDLQSIEPPAKVKLAMEAQRAAESQKKADISIAEGKAASIKVLAEVLNLDPNSREFLQFLIAKQFVDANQQISMSENAKVIFMDPSQLTEALTGLIDQDMSRVESQAAMRAKLFSKGNSQPKE